Below is a window of Streptomyces sp. NBC_00223 DNA.
AACAGATGCGGCCGCTGCGGCACCCAGGCGATCTGGCGGTGCCAGGACGCGGGGTCGATGTCGGCGAGATCGGTTCCGCCGACATCGATCCGTCCGGCGGCAGGGGCGGTGAACCCCAGAAGCGCGTGGAGCAGCGTGGACTTGCCGACCCCACTGGGCCCGGTCACGGCCACCGCCTCGCCGGGCGCGAGTGTGAAGGTGGTGGCGCCGAGCCGGCCGTCCCGCCGGATCTCCAGGTCCTCGACGCTGATCGTCGCCGTCCGCAGATCCGGCGCGGGCCGCGTGCCGCGGGCCCTCGCGGGCGCGGTCTCCAGCACCGCGAAGACCTCCTCGGCGGCGGCCAGCCCCTCGGCGGCCGCGTGGTACTGCGCGCCGACCTGCCGCAGCGGCAGATACGCCTCGGGGGCGAGCACGAGCACCAGCAGCCCGGTGCGCAGGTCGAGCTCGCCGTGCACCAGCCGCATCCCGATGCCGACGGCGACAAGGGCCACCGAGATCGTCGCGAGCAGTTCCAGTACGAAGGAGGAGAGGAAGGCGATCCGCAGGGTCCGCAGGGTGGCCCGGCGGTAGTCGGCGGTGATGGCCCGGATGTTCTCCGCCTGGACCTTCGCCCGGCCGAAGACCTTGAGCGTGGGCAGGCCCGCGACGACATCGAGGAAGTGCCCGGACAGCCGGGCCAGCAGCCGCCACTGACGGTCCATCCGCTCCCGGGTGGCCCAGCCGACCAGGACCATGAAGAGCGGGATCAGCGGCAGTGTCAGCGCGATGGTCAGCGCCGAGATCCAGTCCGCGGAAGCGATCCTCGCCAGGACGACGGCCGGCACCACCGCCGCGAGCCCCAACTGCGGCAGATACCGCGCGAAGTAGTCGTCGAGCGCGTCGACGCCACGGGTGGCGAGCGTGGTGAGTTCACCGCTGCGCCGTCCCGTCAGCCAGCCGGGGCCCAGCGCGGTGGCGTGCTCCAGCAGCCGCTGCCTGAGCTGCGACTTCACCGCGGCTCCCGCCCGGTGCGCGCACAGCTCGGTCAGCCAGCCGACCAGCGCCCGCCCGACGGCGACCCCGGCGAGTCCCAGCAGGTCGCCGCGCAGATCACCGACACCGTTCCCCTGCTGGAAGGCGCCGACCACCACATCGGCGATGAGCACCGCCTGGGCGATGACGAGCCCGGCCCCCGTCAGGCCCAGCAGCACCGACCCGGCAAGGAAGACCCGTGTCGTACGGGCGTAGCGCAGCAGTCGGGGATCGACAGGTTTCACGTGGAACATCCCCTTTCGTGTTTCACGTGGAACATCAGTGCGCGGCGATGTGCTGCGTACCGATCCGCTTGCGGAACACCCAGTACGTCCACCCCTGGTAGAGCAGGACCAGCGGGGTGGCGATGCCCGCGCACCAGGTCATGATCCGCAGTGTGTACGGGGTCGCGGAGGCGTTGCCGACCGTCAGGCTCCAGGCACTGTCGAGCGAGGACGGCATGACGTCGGGGAAGAGCGACAGGAAGAACATCGCGACGGTGGCCGCGATCGTCAGCCCCGACAGGGCGAACGACCAGCCCTCGCGCCCGGCCAGATTCGCCGCGAGCGCCCCGCAGAGCGCCGCCACGGCCAGGATCAGCGCGGGCAGACTGCGTCCGTTGCCGCTGTCGGCCTGTGTCCAGACCAGGAAGCCCGCCGCCAGTACGGCCGTGACCAGTCCGATCCGCGTGGCGAACGCCCTGGCCCGGTCCCGGATCGGCCCGACCGTCTTCAGCGCGGCGAACACCGCGCCGTGGAAGGTGAAGAGCGTGAGGGTGACCAGGCCGCCGAGCAGCGCGTATCCGTTGAGCAGGTCGAAGAGGTCGCCGACGTACTCCTTGCTCGCGTCGATCTTCACCCCGCGCACGATGTTCGCGAAGGCCACACCCCACAGCACGGCGGGCAGCAGCGAGGTCCAGAAGATCGTGTGCTCCCAGTTGCGCTGCCAGCGCTCGCCTTCCCGCTTGGACCGGTACTCGAAGGCGACCGCGCGCAGGATCAGGCAGACCAGGATGGCCAGCAGCGGCAGGTAGAAGCCGGAGAAGAGCGTGGCGTACCAGTCGGGGAAGGCGGCGAAGGTGGCGCCGCCCGCGGTGAGCAGCCACACCTCGTTGCCGTCCCAGACCGGCCCGATGGTGTTGATCAGGACGCGCCGCTCGGTGCGGTCGCGGGCGAGCAGCTTGGTGAGGACACCGATCCCGAAGTCGAACCCTTCGAGGAAGAAGTAGCCCGTCCACAGGACGGCGATGAGTACGAACCAGACGTCGTGCAGGTGCATGTCGCGCTCCTTCCGTGCGAGGGGATCAGTACGAGAAGGCCATCGGCCGGTCGGCGTCGGCGTCGGCGTCCCCGCCGTCCCCGTCGCCCGGGCCGAAGCCGCCGATCCGGGTGGGGGACCGCCGGTCGGCGTCGGTGAGTTCGGGCGGACCGGCCTTGGCGTACTTCACCAGCAGCCGTACCTCGACGACGGCGAGCAGGGCGTAGAGCAGGGTGAAGACGGTCAGCGAGGTGAGGACCTCACCGGTGGAGACCCCGGGGGAGACCGCGTCCCGGGTGCGGAGCACGCCGTAGACCGCCCACGGCTGACGGCCGGTCTCGGTGAAGATCCAGCCCCAGGAGTTGGCGAGCAGCGGGAAGACCATGGTGAGCAGGGCGATCCGCCAGTACCAGCGGGAGAGCTTGTCGCCGAGCCGGGTGTCGCGGGTCAGCATGAGGTACGGCACCTCGTCCTCGCCCGTGCGGTGATCCGGGGCGAGCCAGAAGCGGCGGCGGGTCAGCCACAGCCCGGCCGCGCCGACCCCGATGGAGACCACGCCGAAGCCGATCATCCAGCGGAAGCCCCAGTAGGCGGTGGGGATGTTGGGGCGGTAGTCGCCGGGGCCGTACTTGGCCTGCTCGGCCTTGTTCACGTCGTTGATGCCGGGCACATAGCTGGTGAAGGTGTCGTCGGCGAGGAAGGAGAGCAGGTTGGGCACGTCGATGGCGACCTTGTTGTGGCCCTTGTTGACGTCGCCGACCGCGAAGATCGAGAAGGGCGCGCCCTTCTGGCCGTCCCACAGGGCCTCGGCCGCGGCCATCTTCATCGGCTGCTGCTTGAACATGACCTTGCCGAGAGTGTCGCCGCTGATCGCGGTGAGGGCGCCGGCCACGACCGCGACGGCCAGGGCCAGACGCAGCGAGGAGCGCATCACGGCGATGTGCCGCTTGCGGGCCAGGTGGTAGGCGGCGATGCCGATCATGAACGCGGCGCCGGTGAGGAAGGCGGCGGACATGGTGTGGAAGAACTGGGCGAGCGCGGTGTTCTGGGTGAGCATCGCCCAGAAGTCGGTGAGTTCCGCGCGCTTGGTCTTCGGGTTGTAGCGGTAGCCGACCGGATGCTGCATCCAGGAGTTGGCGGCCAGGATGAAGTACGCGGACAGGACCGTCCCGATCGAGACCATCCAGATGCAGCCGAGGTGGATCCGCTTCGGCAACCGGTCCCAGCCGAAGATCCACAGGCCGATGAAGGTGGACTCGAAGAAGAACGCGATCAGGGATTCGAAGGCGAGCGGGGCGCCGAAGACATCGCCGACGAAGCGCGAGTAGTCCGACCAGTTCATCCCGAACTGGAACTCCTGGACGATGCCCGTCGCCACACCCATGGCGATGTTGATCAGGAAGAGCTTGCCCCAGAACTTGGTGGCCCGCAGATACTTCTCGTTCCCGCTCCGCACCCAGGCGGTCTGCAGTCCGGCGGTGAGCGCGGACAGCGAGATCGTCAGCGGGACGAAGAGGAAGTGGTAGACGGTGGTGATGCCGAATTGCCAACGGGCGACGTTCAGTGGCTCCAGCGCGAGCTGCACGATCCGTCTCCTTTTCCACTGCGGCGGTGTTTCCGCCTGGCTTCGCCTGTCTTCACCCGACGAGTCATGACGTATAGGAACGCCATGAGACGCGCTTGTGAACGTGAATACATTCACAAAGTAGTATCGCGCATAGCGAATCGCCCCCTGCCACCGGGGGTGGTCAGAGGGCGAATACGCAGGTGGGACAGGGTGCGCGGGCAGACCGCGCGAGCCGGCTACAGCTCCTTGTGGAAGGTCTCCGCGGTCCGCAGCATCAGGTCGTTCGCCTCGGTCTCGCCGATCGAGATCCTGACCCCCTCGCCGGCGAACGGCCGGACCGTCACACCGGCCCGCTCGCACGCCGCGGCGAAGTCGGCCGTGCGCTCCCCCAGCCGCAGCCAGACGAAGTTCGCCTGGGTCTCGGGGACGGTCCAACCCTGGGCGGTCAGCGCCTCGACCACCCGGGTGCGTTCGGTGACCAGGCCGGCGACCCGTTCGAGCAGCGCCGGTTCGGCCCGCAGGCTCGCGACGGCCGCGTCCTGGGCGAGCTGGCTCACCCCGAACGGCACCGCCGTCTTGCGCAGCGCCGCCGCCACCGGCTCGTGCGCGATCGCGAAGCCGACCCGCAGCCCGGCCAGTCCGTACGCCTTGGAGAAGGTCCGCAGCACGGCCACATTCGGACGGTCCCGGTAGAGGTCGACACCGTCGGGCACGTCCGCGTCGGTGATGAACTCCCGGTACGCCTCGTCCAGTACCACCAGCACATCGGACGGCACCCGGTCGAGGAAGCGCTCGAGCGCCGCCCGCCGCACGACCGTTCCGGTCGGGTTGTTGGGGTTGCAGACGAAGATCAGCCGGGTCCGCTCGGTGATCGCGTCCGCCATCGCGTCCAGGTCGTGCGTCTCGGCCGCGTCCAGCGGGACCTCCACCGCCCGGGCGCCGCTGATCCGGGTGATGATCGGATATGCCTCGAAGGAGCGCCAGGCGTAGATCACCTCGTCGCCGGGTCCGGAGGTGGCCTGCAGCAGCTGCTGCGCGACGCCCACCGATCCCGTACCGGTGGCGACATGCTCGGCGGGCACGCCGAAGCGCTCCGCGA
It encodes the following:
- the cydB gene encoding cytochrome d ubiquinol oxidase subunit II translates to MHLHDVWFVLIAVLWTGYFFLEGFDFGIGVLTKLLARDRTERRVLINTIGPVWDGNEVWLLTAGGATFAAFPDWYATLFSGFYLPLLAILVCLILRAVAFEYRSKREGERWQRNWEHTIFWTSLLPAVLWGVAFANIVRGVKIDASKEYVGDLFDLLNGYALLGGLVTLTLFTFHGAVFAALKTVGPIRDRARAFATRIGLVTAVLAAGFLVWTQADSGNGRSLPALILAVAALCGALAANLAGREGWSFALSGLTIAATVAMFFLSLFPDVMPSSLDSAWSLTVGNASATPYTLRIMTWCAGIATPLVLLYQGWTYWVFRKRIGTQHIAAH
- a CDS encoding cytochrome ubiquinol oxidase subunit I — translated: MQLALEPLNVARWQFGITTVYHFLFVPLTISLSALTAGLQTAWVRSGNEKYLRATKFWGKLFLINIAMGVATGIVQEFQFGMNWSDYSRFVGDVFGAPLAFESLIAFFFESTFIGLWIFGWDRLPKRIHLGCIWMVSIGTVLSAYFILAANSWMQHPVGYRYNPKTKRAELTDFWAMLTQNTALAQFFHTMSAAFLTGAAFMIGIAAYHLARKRHIAVMRSSLRLALAVAVVAGALTAISGDTLGKVMFKQQPMKMAAAEALWDGQKGAPFSIFAVGDVNKGHNKVAIDVPNLLSFLADDTFTSYVPGINDVNKAEQAKYGPGDYRPNIPTAYWGFRWMIGFGVVSIGVGAAGLWLTRRRFWLAPDHRTGEDEVPYLMLTRDTRLGDKLSRWYWRIALLTMVFPLLANSWGWIFTETGRQPWAVYGVLRTRDAVSPGVSTGEVLTSLTVFTLLYALLAVVEVRLLVKYAKAGPPELTDADRRSPTRIGGFGPGDGDGGDADADADRPMAFSY
- the hisC gene encoding histidinol-phosphate transaminase, whose translation is MSTPKLRAELDGIPTYKPGRPPAAEEGVPAFKLSSNENPYPPLPGVLEAATAAAATFNRYPDLACSELTAELAERFGVPAEHVATGTGSVGVAQQLLQATSGPGDEVIYAWRSFEAYPIITRISGARAVEVPLDAAETHDLDAMADAITERTRLIFVCNPNNPTGTVVRRAALERFLDRVPSDVLVVLDEAYREFITDADVPDGVDLYRDRPNVAVLRTFSKAYGLAGLRVGFAIAHEPVAAALRKTAVPFGVSQLAQDAAVASLRAEPALLERVAGLVTERTRVVEALTAQGWTVPETQANFVWLRLGERTADFAAACERAGVTVRPFAGEGVRISIGETEANDLMLRTAETFHKEL